A genomic region of Fundulus heteroclitus isolate FHET01 chromosome 24, MU-UCD_Fhet_4.1, whole genome shotgun sequence contains the following coding sequences:
- the LOC110367468 gene encoding eukaryotic translation initiation factor 5B-like isoform X5, with amino-acid sequence MKSSKPTIEKETWGDIVERELGVPPEGIIIYPYEGEDDFDDFDSYDRGSEKNSYPPERTCENSKEKDYSDNHTSECIKDVSFSASEQQTPTDQRVSRENVKRQGVSKECDHEASLEKQSYSKETLISTPPLVPEKQTIPETQETQDQQEKKQPFEYLSNKTIIVPLDNWFESESESESESKTQMVQTPYILFDPSFNQLSAIYPPGYFDYYEKKAQKAASKKGKKKEVIEEVKVSETLQNGDEQKPSKKPKRKKKQKTSLETASGPETLKDQEVSGENTGQEEVSTPEIVKDQSVSLQNEICTNETVISKPQEVVEEVKVSETLQNGDEQGEKKPSKKSKRKKKQKTSLETASGPETLKDQEVSGENTEQEEVSTPEIVKDQSVSLQNEICTNEMVISKPQEVVEEVKVSETLQNGDEQGEKKPSKKSKRKKKQKTSLETASGPETLKDQEVSGENTQQEEVSTPEIVKDQSVSLQNEICTNETVISKPQEVVEEVKVSETLQNGDEQGEKKPSKKSKRKKKQKTSLETASGPETLKDQEVSGENTEQEEVSTPEIVKDQSVSLQNEICTNETVMSKPQEVVEEVKVSETLQNGDEQGEKKPSKKSKRKKKQKTSLETASGPETLKDQEVSGENTEQEEVSTPEIVKDQSVSLQNEICTNETVISKPQEVVEEVKVSETLQNGDEQGEKKPSKKSKRKNKQKTSLETASGPETLKDQEVSGENTEQVEVSTPEIVKDQSVSLQNEICIIEKVISKAQEVVEEVKVSQTLQNGDEQGEKKPSKKSKRKKKQKTSLETASGPETLKDQEVSGENTEQEEVSTPEIVKDQSVSLQNEICTNETVISKPQEVVEEVKVSETLQNGDEQGEKKPSKKSKKSVFSLSVSAKRESGQKEKQTSKALKVSEREKASKFQKKSIQKEKETKSKKSRDAVTSPPQMEIKEVEDAIHTQAAEEGLVQDNNPKQADSIVKKVSLWKRIKKAMTPSNWCRCTGRKENQPQ; translated from the exons atgaagtCAAGCAAGCCTACAATTGAGAAGGAGACATGGGGCGATATTGTAGAAAGAGAATTAGGAGTGCCTCCTGAGGGGATTATCATCTATCCCTATGAAGGTGAAGATGATTTTGATGATTTTGACTCCTACGACAGAGGCAGTGAGAAGAACAGCTACCCCCCTGAGAGAACATGTGAAAACAGCAAGGAGAAGGATTACTCTGACAATCACACCTCAGAGTGCATCAAGGATGTAAGTTTTTCTGCTTCTGAGCAGCAAACCCCTACCGATCAGAGGGTTTCTAGAGAAAACGTCAAACGGCAAGGTGTCTCAAAAGAATGTGATCACGAAGCATCCTTAGAAAAGCAGAGTTATTCAAAGGAAACTCTGATCTCTACACCTCCACTGGTCCCTGAAAAGCAAACGATCCCTGAAACACAGGAGACCCAGGACCAACAAGAGAAGAAACAGCCATTTGAGTATTTGAGCAACAAGACGATAATAGTACCACTGGACAACTGGTttgagtctgagtctgagtcaGAGTCAGAGTCAAAAACCCAAATGGTTCAAACgccatatattttatttgaccCCTCCTTTAACCAACTATCTGCAATTTACCCACCGGGTTATTTCGACTATTATGAAAAGAAAGCTCAAAAAGCTGCTAGCAAGAAGGGGAAAAAGAAAGAGGTCATTGAAGAAGTTAAGGTGTCTGAAACACTACAAAATGGAGATGAGCAAAAGCCTTCTAAGAAACCTAAACgtaagaagaaacaaaagacatctTTGGAAACTGCTTCTGGACCTGAAACCCTCAAAGATCAAGAGGTTTCTGGAGAAAATACTGGACAGGAGGAAG TTTCAACACCAGAAATAGTCAAGGATCAGTCCGTTTCCTTACAAAATGAGATCTGTACAAATGAAACGGTGATATCTAAACCACAGGAGGTTGTTGAAGAAGTTAAGGTCTCTGAAACACTACAAAATGGAGATGAGCAAGGAGAGAAAAAGCCTTCTAAGAAATCTAAACgtaagaagaaacaaaagacatctTTGGAAACTGCCTCTGGACCTGAAACCCTCAAAGATCAAGAGGTTTCTGGAGAAAATACTGAACAGGAAGAAGTTTCAACACCAGAAATAGTCAAGGATCAGTCCGTTTCCTTACAAAATGAGATCTGTACAAATGAAATGGTGATATCTAAACCACAGGAGGTTGTTGAAGAAGTTAAGGTCTCTGAAACACTACAAAATGGAGATGAGCAAGGAGAGAAAAAGCCTTCTAAGAAATCTAAACgtaagaagaaacaaaagacatctTTGGAAACTGCCTCTGGACCTGAAACCCTTAAAGATCAAGAGGTTTCTGGAGAAAACACTCAACAGGAAGAAGTTTCAACACCAGAAATAGTCAAGGATCAGTCCGTTTCCTTACAAAATGAGATCTGTACAAATGAAACGGTGATATCTAAACCACAGGAGGTTGTTGAAGAAGTTAAGGTCTCTGAAACACTACAAAATGGAGATGAGCAAGGAGAGAAAAAGCCTTCTAAGAAATCTAAACgtaagaagaaacaaaagacatctTTGGAAACTGCCTCTGGACCTGAAACCCTCAAAGATCAAGAGGTTTCTGGAGAAAATACTGAACAAGAAGAAGTTTCAACACCAGAAATAGTCAAGGATCAGTCCGTTTCCTTACAAAATGAGATCTGTACAAATGAAACGGTGATGTCTAAACCACAGGAGGTTGTTGAAGAAGTTAAGGTCTCTGAAACACTACAAAATGGAGATGAGCAAGGAGAGAAAAAGCCTTCTAAGAAATCTAAACgtaagaagaaacaaaagacatctTTGGAAACTGCCTCTGGACCTGAAACCCTTAAAGATCAAGAGGTTTCTGGAGAAAATACTGAACAGGAGGAAGTTTCAACACCAGAAATAGTCAAGGATCAGTCCGTTTCCTTACAAAATGAGATCTGTACAAATGAAACGGTGATATCTAAACCACAGGAGGTAGTTGAAGAAGTTAAGGTCTCTGAAACACTACAAAATGGAGATGAGCAAGGAGAGAAAAAGCCTTCTAAGAAATCTAAACGtaagaacaaacaaaagacatctTTGGAAACTGCCTCTGGACCTGAAACCCTCAAAGATCAAGAGGTTTCTGGAGAAAATACTGAACAGGTAGAAGTTTCAACACCAGAAATAGTCAAGGATCAGTCGGTTTCCTTACAAAATGAGATCTGTATAATTGAAAAGGTGATATCTAAAGCACAGGAGGTAGTTGAAGAAGTTAAGGTCTCTCAAACACTACAAAATGGAGATGAGCAAGGAGAGAAAAAGCCTTCTAAGAAATCTAAACgtaagaagaaacaaaagacatctTTGGAAACTGCCTCTGGACCTGAAACCCTTAAAGATCAAGAGGTTTCTGGAGAAAATACTGAACAGGAGGAAGTTTCAACACCAGAAATAGTCAAGGATCAGTCCGTTTCCTTACAAAATGAGATCTGTACAAATGAAACCGTGATATCTAAACCACAGGAGGTTGTTGAAGAAGTTAAGGTCTCTGAAACACTACAAAATGGAGATGAGCAAGGAGAGAAAAAGCCTTCTAAGAAATCTAAGAAGTCGGTTTTCTCCCTTTCAGTTTCTGCTAAAAGGGAGAGTGGTCAAAAGGAAAAGCAGACTTCAAAAGCGCTGAAGGTAAGCGAAAGAGAAAAAGCCTCTAAATTTCAAAAGAAATCCATCCAGAAAGAGAAGGAGACAAAGTCTAAAAAGTCTCGAGACGCTGTAACATCCCCTCCACAGATGGAGATTAAAGAAGTGGAAGATGCCATCCACACACAGGCAGCAGAAGAGGGGCTTGTGCAGGACAATAATCCTAAACAAGCTGATAGCATAGTAAAAAAGGTTTCACTGTGGAAGCGTATCAAAAAGGCCATGACTCCATCAAATTGGTGCCGGTGCACAGGCAGGAAGGAAAACCAGCCACAATag